From a region of the Pontibacillus yanchengensis genome:
- a CDS encoding glycoside hydrolase family 172 protein → MNVWDPNSPLGGLPIIKNASSKRESSYDRTGGNRDFDVVEPGATAVMADIKGIGCIKHIWMTTRCYAPQYLRKLVLEMYWDGEENPSVRVPLGDFFGIGHATCKHYVSLPLSMVMGERRGPKGPFAASMNSYFPMPYGDGAKIQVINESEERIENLFYYVDYEEYQDESQVPEDMGRFHATWNRENPTDKLTHPTDLDDPAPWDLPGENLTGEDNYVILDAEGKGHYVGCVLNIDNFDASNQQFTWPGEGDDMFFIDGEEWPPSLHGTGTEDYFNAAWGFPSGEYAGPYHGVSLGSDVQEHFGKWSLYRFHVEDPIRFNTSIKATIEHGHANDQGNDYSSVAYWYQLEPHKPLPALPPVEKRLPRRWPEHGLWDR, encoded by the coding sequence ATGAATGTATGGGATCCGAACAGTCCGTTAGGTGGACTACCAATTATTAAAAATGCCAGTAGTAAGCGTGAATCCAGTTATGATCGAACAGGAGGGAACCGAGATTTTGATGTCGTGGAGCCAGGGGCAACAGCTGTGATGGCAGATATCAAAGGGATTGGCTGTATCAAGCATATTTGGATGACGACGAGGTGTTATGCACCGCAGTACTTACGAAAGCTTGTACTGGAAATGTATTGGGATGGGGAAGAAAATCCGAGTGTTCGTGTACCGTTAGGGGATTTCTTCGGGATTGGTCATGCGACATGCAAGCATTACGTATCGCTTCCTTTAAGCATGGTAATGGGAGAGCGTCGAGGGCCAAAGGGACCTTTTGCAGCTTCGATGAATAGTTATTTTCCAATGCCGTACGGAGATGGTGCTAAAATACAAGTAATCAATGAAAGTGAAGAGCGTATCGAGAATTTATTCTATTATGTCGATTATGAAGAATATCAAGATGAAAGTCAGGTACCAGAGGACATGGGACGATTCCATGCGACGTGGAATCGTGAAAACCCAACCGATAAATTGACTCATCCAACTGATTTAGATGATCCAGCTCCTTGGGATTTACCTGGCGAGAACCTTACAGGAGAAGATAACTACGTGATATTGGATGCGGAAGGCAAAGGGCATTATGTTGGCTGTGTTTTGAATATTGATAATTTTGATGCTTCCAATCAACAGTTCACCTGGCCTGGTGAAGGAGACGATATGTTCTTTATTGATGGAGAGGAATGGCCACCTTCCTTACACGGAACAGGGACGGAAGACTATTTCAATGCAGCCTGGGGCTTTCCGAGTGGCGAGTATGCAGGGCCGTATCACGGCGTTTCCTTAGGAAGTGATGTGCAAGAGCACTTCGGAAAATGGAGTTTGTATCGTTTCCATGTGGAGGATCCCATTCGCTTCAATACGTCTATAAAGGCAACAATCGAACATGGTCATGCGAACGATCAAGGCAATGATTATTCCAGTGTCGCCTATTGGTATCAACTAGAACCTCACAAGCCATTACCTGCATTACCACCTGTGGAGAAACGACTACCACGTAGATGGCCGGAACATGGGCTTTGGGATCGATAA
- a CDS encoding Ig-like domain-containing protein, whose amino-acid sequence MALDKEWVITFNTSIEDTQSNKEAIYVTDETNTKIGTDVSIEEETITVTPAQNYESSHSYTLHIQESIMATSGKTIEQSISMPFTTKEVNPFSAGEWTRDVQHNGASLKITNVKDASFDFKIAAAAGGNAGLIEDTAMIKNGKATFDDGDGCTVTFSPKDNAISVETTSSCYVYGGSGVYFSGEYTKGDTSKETEPFVDMELFTSEENKTFKALVGEQYDLFKETFQLIYDEEVIDDFGGKAYSGMVRGLGGSMEGIVMNGDNGEIYAAILGTSSDGKSGILYYTTDKDYTNNIPKTIQSWRESMYIDTQLHYMNGDKEQAAYFDEEFVKQAKNGSLKDMKLGIGATKQEVIEAEGTDYEEEYYTGAKHMFYPEGYSYAYVDSNKDQAIQAVMYNIKDKGLTATDIENLLGKPDSEGENMMTGTEYVLIYEFDTGYELHVTTSTVERSSELNDLLLKPQS is encoded by the coding sequence GTGGCCCTTGATAAAGAATGGGTAATTACATTCAATACTTCTATCGAAGATACTCAGAGTAATAAAGAAGCTATTTATGTAACAGATGAAACGAATACCAAAATAGGCACAGACGTTTCGATTGAAGAAGAAACCATCACTGTTACACCAGCTCAAAACTATGAGAGTAGTCATAGCTATACTTTACATATTCAAGAGAGCATAATGGCTACATCAGGAAAAACGATCGAGCAATCAATTTCCATGCCATTTACAACAAAAGAGGTCAATCCTTTCTCAGCTGGAGAATGGACACGAGACGTACAACATAATGGTGCTTCCTTAAAGATAACCAATGTAAAAGATGCTTCCTTCGACTTTAAAATTGCAGCAGCAGCTGGTGGTAATGCAGGTCTCATAGAAGACACGGCAATGATTAAAAATGGGAAAGCCACATTCGATGATGGGGATGGTTGTACGGTCACATTTTCTCCAAAAGATAATGCCATTTCTGTTGAAACAACTTCCTCCTGCTATGTGTACGGAGGCTCTGGTGTTTACTTTTCCGGTGAGTACACAAAAGGAGATACATCTAAAGAAACAGAACCCTTTGTAGATATGGAGCTTTTCACATCTGAAGAAAACAAAACCTTCAAAGCTCTTGTTGGTGAACAATACGATCTTTTCAAAGAAACGTTCCAACTAATCTATGATGAAGAAGTGATAGATGACTTTGGTGGAAAAGCTTATAGTGGAATGGTTCGAGGACTAGGTGGCTCAATGGAAGGCATCGTAATGAATGGGGATAACGGGGAAATCTATGCCGCTATTCTTGGCACTAGTAGCGATGGAAAAAGTGGCATCTTATACTATACCACTGATAAGGATTATACAAATAACATACCGAAAACAATCCAATCATGGCGAGAAAGTATGTACATCGATACTCAGCTTCATTATATGAACGGGGATAAGGAACAAGCCGCTTATTTCGATGAGGAGTTTGTAAAACAAGCTAAAAATGGCTCCCTTAAGGATATGAAACTTGGGATTGGTGCAACGAAACAAGAAGTGATAGAAGCAGAAGGTACAGATTATGAAGAAGAGTATTATACAGGCGCCAAGCATATGTTTTATCCTGAAGGGTATTCCTATGCATACGTGGATAGCAATAAAGATCAGGCCATCCAGGCGGTTATGTATAACATCAAAGATAAAGGATTAACAGCAACTGACATAGAGAATTTGTTAGGAAAACCTGATAGTGAAGGCGAAAACATGATGACTGGCACGGAATATGTTCTTATTTATGAATTTGACACAGGTTATGAACTGCATGTAACAACCTCTACAGTGGAGAGATCCTCTGAACTAAATGATTTACTGTTAAAACCACAATCATAG
- a CDS encoding carbohydrate ABC transporter permease, translated as MSNYPVAETNRQMKPNQSFHLQLKKRTWKVFIILLTCFLALLFLGPYIYLLLTSLKPSSEAVSSPPTLWPSKFTFESYIGMFEYLPIGKYFVNSLVAAVASTALSVFLGALGAYGLSRFSSKIGNVFLLFTLSIRMVPMISIAIPMYMIIQNIGLIDTKLALILVYTSINVPFAIWLMIGFFDSIPKEFDEAARVDGCSRFGAFMKVILPISLPGLATTSIFTFMLAWNDFLFALLMTSTEAKTATVGISEFLTAYNLDLGPMTAAAVSFSLPVMIFSFFVQRYIVSGMTLGAVKE; from the coding sequence ATGTCCAATTATCCTGTTGCGGAAACCAACCGACAAATGAAGCCAAATCAATCGTTCCATTTACAGTTAAAGAAACGAACGTGGAAGGTCTTTATTATTCTATTAACCTGCTTTTTAGCGTTGTTGTTTTTAGGACCGTATATTTATCTGCTGCTCACTTCCCTGAAACCTTCATCCGAAGCGGTTTCCTCTCCACCAACGCTTTGGCCTTCGAAATTTACCTTTGAAAGCTATATTGGTATGTTCGAATACTTACCGATTGGAAAGTATTTCGTAAATAGTTTAGTAGCTGCCGTTGCCAGCACAGCCTTAAGTGTCTTTCTCGGAGCTCTAGGAGCGTACGGGTTATCTCGCTTTTCTTCCAAAATAGGAAACGTATTTCTATTGTTCACGCTTTCGATTCGAATGGTGCCGATGATCAGTATTGCGATTCCAATGTACATGATCATTCAAAACATCGGTTTAATTGATACAAAATTAGCGCTCATTTTAGTGTACACGAGTATCAATGTTCCGTTTGCGATATGGTTGATGATTGGATTCTTTGATTCGATTCCGAAAGAGTTTGATGAAGCGGCTAGAGTGGATGGGTGTAGTCGATTCGGTGCGTTTATGAAAGTCATTCTTCCGATTTCGTTACCAGGCCTTGCGACAACGTCTATTTTTACATTCATGCTCGCTTGGAACGACTTCTTATTTGCCTTGTTGATGACGAGTACGGAAGCCAAGACGGCCACGGTCGGTATCTCGGAATTCTTAACAGCCTATAACTTAGATTTAGGTCCTATGACCGCAGCTGCCGTGTCATTTAGTTTACCAGTCATGATCTTTTCTTTCTTTGTGCAACGTTACATTGTGAGTGGTATGACGCTTGGAGCTGTAAAAGAATAA
- a CDS encoding DUF2922 domain-containing protein, with product MAKKLELKFLNEENRTVTISVDQPIEPVDAVAVNAAMDEIITQGCFFSSGGNLISKKEARIVERNVFDVQL from the coding sequence ATGGCCAAGAAACTTGAACTGAAATTTCTTAATGAAGAGAACAGAACGGTTACGATTTCGGTGGACCAACCAATCGAACCAGTTGATGCAGTTGCTGTGAACGCAGCAATGGATGAAATCATCACGCAAGGTTGTTTCTTTTCTAGCGGTGGAAATCTGATTTCGAAGAAAGAAGCTAGAATTGTAGAGCGTAATGTGTTTGATGTTCAACTTTAA
- a CDS encoding DUF2922 domain-containing protein, with product MAKKLELKFLNEENRTVTISVDQPIEPVDAVAVNAAMDEIITQGCFFSSGGNLISKKEARIVERNVFDVQL from the coding sequence ATGGCCAAGAAACTTGAACTGAAATTTCTTAATGAAGAGAACAGAACGGTTACGATTTCGGTGGACCAACCAATCGAACCAGTTGATGCAGTTGCTGTGAACGCAGCAATGGATGAAATCATCACGCAAGGTTGTTTCTTTTCTAGCGGTGGAAATCTGATTTCCAAGAAAGAAGCTAGAATTGTAGAGCGTAATGTGTTTGATGTTCAATTATAA
- a CDS encoding M24 family metallopeptidase has protein sequence MLQNNVPFHEFHERRSQCVSQASDRGLNGLMVWSRGGGTFDRYADVDYLANHYQQRCYLPDYMPLWSGRSHCVLFIPVEGEPILVVSSPEYSIDLIAVSDVRYSNDFIGECRRAIYDLNMDEGKVGLVGADVLPFAYSQKLFAETPELEVATADDIVQHTRMIKSPREEACINEACRIGTSAVNQIMRNVSEGKTESQIIAPAIETVVEEGAVVYFVITSSGSYINYAQSVDFPGYDHQRKVENGELFRVDLIISYQGYMCDFGRSCVVGHTPSIPQQEMLDMVTDACEHVIQSIQPGLRVKDLCRIGDNYLEERGVSFAVDQTNADVIYAGYPPHWGHGLGMSWERPWLVKEEEMTLEPNMFLAIEKSLYKPGVGTVSYEQNIKVTENGACILTTSPKKWDKTAIS, from the coding sequence ATGTTACAAAACAATGTACCTTTTCATGAATTCCATGAAAGAAGGTCACAATGTGTATCGCAAGCTAGTGATAGAGGGCTGAATGGGTTAATGGTTTGGTCTCGTGGTGGTGGAACGTTTGATCGTTATGCAGATGTAGATTACCTTGCCAATCATTATCAGCAACGATGTTACCTACCAGATTATATGCCTCTTTGGAGTGGACGATCCCACTGTGTTCTTTTTATACCAGTTGAAGGAGAACCTATCTTGGTTGTATCTTCACCTGAGTATAGTATAGATCTTATTGCCGTCAGTGATGTACGATATAGCAACGACTTTATAGGGGAATGCCGGCGTGCGATATATGACTTGAACATGGATGAGGGAAAAGTAGGGTTAGTTGGAGCAGATGTACTGCCATTCGCGTATAGCCAGAAGTTATTTGCTGAAACCCCAGAACTAGAGGTAGCAACCGCAGATGATATTGTACAACATACGAGAATGATAAAAAGTCCAAGAGAAGAGGCATGTATCAACGAAGCTTGTCGGATTGGTACAAGCGCTGTGAATCAAATCATGAGAAACGTATCGGAAGGAAAAACAGAAAGTCAGATTATTGCTCCAGCAATCGAAACTGTAGTAGAAGAAGGGGCCGTTGTATATTTTGTAATTACAAGTTCTGGTTCATATATTAATTATGCACAAAGTGTAGACTTCCCTGGATACGATCATCAGCGGAAGGTAGAAAATGGGGAGTTATTTCGAGTCGACTTAATCATTTCTTATCAAGGGTATATGTGTGACTTTGGTAGAAGTTGTGTCGTAGGACATACCCCATCTATTCCACAGCAAGAAATGCTAGATATGGTTACCGATGCGTGTGAGCATGTGATTCAGTCTATACAACCTGGACTCCGTGTTAAGGATCTATGTAGGATAGGTGACAATTATTTAGAAGAAAGAGGCGTTTCCTTTGCGGTAGATCAAACCAATGCGGATGTCATCTATGCAGGTTATCCTCCTCATTGGGGTCATGGGTTAGGGATGTCATGGGAAAGACCATGGTTAGTGAAGGAAGAAGAAATGACGCTCGAACCGAATATGTTCTTGGCGATAGAGAAGTCGCTATATAAACCAGGGGTAGGTACAGTAAGCTATGAGCAAAATATCAAAGTGACCGAAAATGGAGCTTGTATTTTAACAACATCACCAAAAAAGTGGGACAAAACAGCAATATCTTAA
- a CDS encoding DUF1659 domain-containing protein has translation MAVSNLISSQLQLVFEDGLDDSGRPVLRNKNFNNVKTDATPDQLHAVATAISGLQQRPLHGIERNDASELFES, from the coding sequence ATGGCAGTCTCCAACCTAATAAGCTCTCAGCTACAACTTGTTTTCGAAGATGGATTAGATGATAGCGGCAGACCAGTACTACGAAACAAAAACTTCAACAATGTGAAAACAGATGCAACGCCAGATCAACTTCACGCTGTTGCTACTGCAATATCTGGCCTTCAGCAACGCCCATTGCACGGTATAGAACGTAATGATGCAAGTGAGTTATTTGAGTCGTAA
- a CDS encoding carbohydrate ABC transporter permease, producing MKYTNSKLSILFFLPAGLFMGVFLLYPLFLLVKDSLFTYNLLDPAAKQFVGLTNYVSALTSERFLQSTWNTVIYIVGAVGTEFVLGLLLALLLNTGFRGSQSIRTLLLAPLMLAPLVSGLIWKFMLNDQFGVINWGLYKLGILSDPHQVLWLSDSKYALLSTIIADVWLTTPFMMLVLLAGLQGIPKGLYEASQIDGANKWQTFRYVTLPSLAPVAIVAVLIRMIDAARTFDIVWVLTKGGPGFSSEVLSTYMYKMLTRYGQVGEASAMAVIFIVLLLALSSFFISKIWSPSHEKK from the coding sequence ATGAAATATACGAACAGTAAATTGTCGATCTTGTTTTTTCTACCAGCGGGTCTATTTATGGGCGTCTTCCTGCTATATCCTCTATTTTTACTCGTGAAAGATAGTCTGTTTACCTATAACCTACTAGATCCAGCTGCAAAACAGTTTGTAGGATTGACCAACTATGTTAGCGCCCTAACATCGGAGCGGTTTTTACAATCGACATGGAATACCGTCATCTACATCGTCGGAGCAGTTGGGACGGAATTTGTGTTGGGCCTACTACTTGCGCTGTTATTAAACACCGGATTTAGAGGAAGTCAATCCATAAGAACGCTGTTACTTGCCCCGTTAATGTTAGCGCCTCTAGTGTCAGGTCTGATTTGGAAGTTCATGCTGAATGATCAGTTTGGTGTTATTAATTGGGGGCTGTATAAGTTAGGGATATTATCCGATCCACACCAAGTGTTATGGTTGTCGGATTCAAAATACGCGTTACTCTCCACCATCATCGCCGATGTTTGGTTAACGACGCCATTCATGATGCTTGTATTGCTTGCTGGGTTACAAGGCATCCCGAAAGGTTTATATGAAGCTTCGCAAATTGATGGAGCGAATAAGTGGCAAACGTTTCGTTACGTAACACTGCCATCCCTGGCTCCCGTAGCGATTGTAGCTGTCCTCATTCGGATGATCGATGCGGCCAGAACGTTTGATATCGTCTGGGTGTTAACAAAAGGTGGTCCCGGTTTCTCCTCGGAAGTGTTAAGTACGTATATGTATAAAATGCTGACCAGATATGGACAGGTAGGAGAAGCGAGTGCGATGGCCGTCATTTTCATTGTATTGTTGTTAGCTCTCAGTTCGTTCTTTATATCGAAAATTTGGTCGCCAAGTCATGAGAAGAAATAA
- a CDS encoding YgeY family selenium metabolism-linked hydrolase → MTIQTDVIDLTQQAVRIQSLSGEEGTVASLLYDEMKKLDYDEVWIDAYGSLIGKIAGEGRGQSVLFDGHIDTVPVNSPEKWTYDPFGAEIVDGKMYGRGTSDMKGAVCAAIVAGGEIGKEVKRTGVRPEGDIYISASVCEETFEGAALEEIVSKVHPDNVVIMEPSDLNISKGQLGRAEIKINAHGRSAHSSTPDAAVNAIHEMNSMISGIMNLESPTHPDLGTGISVVTDIISSPYPGASVIPDQCQITVDRRLLEEESEQSVLRQYDALVPLNKQFTMHVTEAELSCYTGKKRILKRFFPGWLMEEDSPIVQASLSSLQAIEQDPEIVTYQFCTNGSYSAGIAGIPTIGYGPSSASLVHIVDEYIETEQLTKAAEGIHALAMDLTGSLSK, encoded by the coding sequence GTGACGATACAAACAGATGTAATAGACTTAACGCAGCAAGCAGTACGAATACAAAGTCTATCCGGAGAAGAAGGAACAGTAGCCTCTCTACTATATGATGAGATGAAAAAATTAGATTATGATGAAGTATGGATTGATGCATATGGCAGTCTTATCGGTAAAATAGCTGGAGAAGGTAGAGGACAATCCGTATTGTTTGATGGCCATATCGATACCGTGCCCGTAAATAGTCCAGAAAAATGGACATATGATCCATTTGGAGCTGAAATTGTAGATGGAAAGATGTATGGGCGAGGAACGAGTGATATGAAAGGTGCCGTTTGTGCTGCGATTGTAGCAGGTGGCGAAATAGGGAAAGAGGTAAAGCGTACAGGAGTGAGGCCAGAAGGAGATATTTATATATCCGCATCGGTCTGTGAAGAAACGTTTGAAGGTGCTGCTCTAGAAGAGATAGTAAGCAAGGTCCATCCAGATAATGTAGTCATTATGGAACCTTCTGATCTAAACATTAGTAAAGGGCAACTTGGCAGAGCAGAAATAAAGATTAACGCGCATGGTCGTTCCGCACATTCTTCCACACCGGATGCAGCGGTAAATGCTATCCATGAAATGAATAGTATGATCTCCGGAATTATGAATCTTGAATCCCCTACACATCCAGATTTGGGGACGGGGATTTCGGTGGTAACAGATATCATTTCTTCTCCATATCCAGGTGCCTCCGTCATTCCAGATCAGTGCCAAATAACGGTGGATCGTCGATTGTTGGAAGAGGAGTCAGAGCAGTCCGTTCTGAGACAATACGATGCGTTAGTCCCGTTAAACAAACAATTCACGATGCATGTAACAGAAGCAGAACTCTCATGTTATACAGGGAAAAAACGAATACTGAAACGATTTTTCCCGGGATGGTTAATGGAAGAGGATTCGCCAATCGTTCAAGCGTCACTTTCCTCTTTACAAGCTATAGAGCAGGATCCAGAGATTGTAACCTATCAATTTTGCACGAATGGTAGTTATAGTGCTGGTATTGCTGGTATCCCAACTATTGGGTACGGGCCTTCTAGTGCTAGCCTAGTCCATATCGTTGATGAATATATTGAAACGGAACAATTAACGAAAGCTGCGGAAGGGATTCATGCTTTAGCGATGGACCTTACAGGTAGTTTATCAAAATAA
- a CDS encoding ABC transporter substrate-binding protein encodes MKKINWYKRAFVLVALVSIMVSGCSNDSGGEADGESQSKGDKTLTVLVEGGSPAYQVATETKDEFKEETGYEVKIEAVPYTGVYDKLKAEVASRAGAFDVATIDILWFPALSSGLLPLDDVVTDDVQDDLFNGLVSGGTYNDTTYGMPVWTNAKNLIYRKDLFNDEANKEAFKEEYGYELQPPKDWEQYRDVAKFFTKDNDGDGQVDQYGTTVFGANNGDSVASWLDHAAQAGADPLVVGDDGEVLVNNEPYVEALELLTTMLNEDQSVPKGALEMASAETAELFWSGKSAMMLAWGHFYVPSNDPEKSEVAGKVGSAPMIAGDAGIGAVPGPWYQVVPKSTKNPEMAKKYIEFLYEKNELYMETLGVAARKSVFEEYGKKEGYEHLAPLQETLSAEQTQNRPKIKEWQQIESEALIPAVQYALSGEKTPQEALDWAAEVIKGILPPQ; translated from the coding sequence TTGAAAAAAATCAATTGGTATAAACGTGCATTTGTCCTTGTCGCTCTTGTATCGATTATGGTAAGCGGTTGTTCCAATGATTCAGGTGGAGAAGCAGATGGGGAATCGCAATCCAAAGGGGATAAAACGTTGACCGTTCTTGTAGAAGGTGGAAGCCCAGCTTATCAAGTTGCCACCGAAACAAAGGATGAATTTAAAGAAGAAACGGGTTATGAAGTGAAAATTGAAGCCGTTCCTTATACGGGCGTTTACGATAAGTTGAAAGCAGAAGTGGCCTCTCGTGCAGGTGCTTTTGATGTAGCGACCATTGATATTCTTTGGTTCCCGGCCCTTTCTAGTGGATTGCTTCCGTTAGATGATGTGGTCACAGATGACGTTCAAGATGATCTATTTAATGGCTTGGTTTCAGGTGGGACGTACAATGATACAACGTATGGCATGCCAGTTTGGACCAATGCGAAGAACCTTATCTATCGAAAAGATCTATTTAACGATGAGGCAAACAAAGAAGCATTTAAAGAAGAGTATGGGTATGAATTGCAACCACCAAAAGATTGGGAGCAGTATCGTGATGTAGCGAAGTTCTTCACGAAAGATAATGATGGCGACGGCCAAGTAGATCAGTACGGCACGACGGTATTCGGAGCCAATAATGGTGATTCCGTTGCTAGCTGGTTAGATCATGCAGCACAGGCTGGTGCCGATCCACTTGTTGTTGGGGATGATGGCGAAGTGCTGGTCAATAATGAGCCGTATGTGGAAGCGTTAGAGCTATTAACGACAATGCTTAATGAAGACCAATCGGTACCAAAAGGTGCGTTAGAAATGGCATCTGCTGAAACAGCTGAACTATTTTGGAGCGGGAAGTCCGCCATGATGCTAGCCTGGGGTCACTTCTATGTCCCCTCGAATGATCCTGAAAAATCAGAAGTAGCTGGCAAAGTTGGTTCCGCACCAATGATTGCTGGAGATGCTGGCATTGGAGCTGTTCCTGGCCCTTGGTATCAAGTAGTACCGAAATCTACCAAGAACCCAGAAATGGCTAAGAAATACATTGAGTTTTTATACGAGAAGAATGAACTGTACATGGAAACATTGGGTGTAGCGGCACGAAAATCAGTGTTTGAAGAGTATGGCAAAAAAGAAGGATACGAGCATTTAGCTCCGCTCCAAGAGACGCTTTCTGCGGAGCAAACCCAGAACCGTCCGAAAATTAAAGAATGGCAACAAATTGAGAGTGAAGCCCTCATTCCTGCTGTTCAATATGCTCTATCTGGTGAGAAGACCCCTCAAGAAGCATTGGACTGGGCAGCTGAGGTCATTAAAGGTATTCTGCCTCCTCAATAA
- a CDS encoding DUF1659 domain-containing protein, with product MAVSNLISSQLQLVFEDGLDDSGRPVLRNKNFNNVKTDATPDQLHAVATAISGLQQRPLHGVERNDASELFES from the coding sequence ATGGCAGTCTCCAACCTAATAAGCTCTCAACTTCAACTTGTTTTCGAAGATGGATTAGATGATAGCGGCAGACCAGTACTACGAAACAAAAACTTCAACAACGTGAAAACAGATGCAACGCCAGATCAACTTCACGCTGTTGCTACTGCAATATCTGGCCTTCAGCAACGCCCATTGCACGGTGTAGAACGTAATGATGCAAGTGAGTTATTTGAGTCGTAA
- a CDS encoding alanine/glycine:cation symporter family protein, with protein sequence MDFINWLNGVVWSPVLVFILLSVGLYYAFATRFAQFRHVKEMVRLMFEGKSSSAGISSFQALMLSLGDKIGVGNIAGVATAIAYGGPGAVFWMWIMGFLGAGIAFIESTLAQVYKTKQEGQFRGGTPYFIEKGLNIKWLAVVFAFITMITGAFLLPNIQVNTISSSMETAFNINPMLTGIVLVAILGVIILGGVKRIVRTAEFIVPFMAAGYIILAVTICIINITEVPRVFNLIVSSAFGADATFGAILGSAIAWGVKRGAFSNGAGFGSETYAPAAAEVSHPAKQGLVQSLSTYIDTIVVCSMTAFSIIVTGMYNVNPNGQGAIVDNIGDVEPGPTYTQLAFDTSLPGFGSAFLAIAILFFAFTSMMFYSYMAETGLAYIKNRLQYKQAWPDYVLKIGFLVSVFVGSVKSAAFAWALGDLGYGSMAWINIFVILFLSKPALKVLKDYERQKKLGIDPVFNPSDVGITSADFWETEYTNQEESNESEQNQQSMYM encoded by the coding sequence TTGGATTTTATAAATTGGCTCAATGGGGTTGTCTGGAGTCCGGTTTTGGTTTTCATTTTATTAAGTGTTGGGCTGTATTATGCTTTTGCCACTCGCTTTGCTCAATTTCGTCATGTTAAAGAGATGGTCCGACTAATGTTTGAAGGAAAAAGCTCTTCAGCAGGTATTTCTTCCTTCCAAGCATTAATGCTTTCACTTGGAGATAAAATCGGAGTAGGGAATATAGCTGGTGTGGCCACAGCTATTGCGTATGGAGGTCCGGGAGCTGTCTTTTGGATGTGGATTATGGGGTTCTTGGGAGCTGGGATTGCGTTTATTGAATCGACACTTGCTCAAGTATATAAAACCAAACAAGAAGGTCAATTTCGGGGAGGTACTCCATATTTCATTGAAAAAGGTCTGAACATTAAGTGGCTTGCAGTGGTGTTTGCGTTCATTACGATGATTACAGGAGCATTCTTATTACCGAACATACAGGTGAACACTATATCATCTTCTATGGAAACGGCATTTAACATTAATCCGATGCTAACAGGAATTGTGTTAGTAGCTATATTAGGGGTTATTATACTTGGTGGTGTAAAGAGAATTGTTCGTACAGCTGAGTTTATTGTTCCGTTTATGGCTGCTGGATATATCATACTCGCGGTAACCATTTGTATTATAAATATTACCGAAGTACCGAGAGTGTTTAATCTAATCGTATCTAGTGCATTTGGAGCAGATGCTACGTTTGGTGCAATCCTAGGGTCTGCCATTGCGTGGGGAGTAAAAAGAGGCGCTTTCTCCAATGGAGCAGGCTTCGGTAGCGAAACGTATGCACCTGCAGCGGCAGAAGTTTCCCACCCTGCTAAACAAGGATTAGTGCAGTCTCTTTCAACTTATATTGATACCATTGTCGTTTGTTCGATGACTGCTTTTTCTATCATCGTTACAGGAATGTATAATGTAAACCCTAATGGGCAGGGGGCTATCGTAGATAACATAGGGGATGTAGAGCCTGGTCCAACGTACACGCAATTAGCTTTTGATACATCACTACCTGGTTTTGGATCGGCATTTCTAGCTATAGCGATTTTGTTCTTCGCGTTCACGAGTATGATGTTCTACTCCTACATGGCTGAAACCGGACTTGCCTATATTAAGAATCGACTCCAATATAAACAAGCGTGGCCGGATTATGTGTTGAAGATAGGTTTCCTAGTATCTGTTTTTGTTGGTAGTGTGAAATCTGCTGCCTTTGCATGGGCATTGGGGGATTTAGGATATGGTTCGATGGCGTGGATTAATATATTTGTCATTCTATTTCTCTCTAAGCCGGCATTGAAAGTACTGAAAGATTATGAGCGACAGAAGAAACTGGGGATTGACCCTGTTTTCAATCCATCTGATGTTGGCATCACATCTGCAGATTTTTGGGAAACAGAATATACGAATCAGGAAGAATCTAACGAATCAGAGCAAAATCAACAATCGATGTATATGTAA